From the genome of Leptodactylus fuscus isolate aLepFus1 chromosome 1, aLepFus1.hap2, whole genome shotgun sequence, one region includes:
- the ATOSB gene encoding atos homolog protein B gives MCQIGILAATEEGSSYQRQRTYTQGCRGLWSHRGLCKPLEKNSSLAPFIHERLHRRLPICPAYLTLRRLHCAGPMRHIQMDPSPKEEEDGGENSRSISVDVTSPGQTGVLNNGQDCRVLVEYPENEHKLQKVYHVSITSDSPGPKAICRQALKRVPPEQLSEPSRSPKRAFWGHSKSEGPPGNYQSDGHHLSCSLADDDEDLDTFEDGLLTEEIPMCSSAQHFSHSGLRVIEHRAEGFPSKEPQGRRLTTHPLPKIAYRKTDSPSSPPCTTLHKRSPKETRLEDSEGLPTASETNGSHVSIDPRTSEESTSNQHILDKVLHNIAHPETLTEHLEAGSHNSANGDSIQGLSSEDTSKETSLPCVQDQKPQTADGGDPGSLERTPPGLARLCSPGSGSSAVKRKLLPSAEMEDSCSEDEGHGKRWKGGESCQTLHGSCRSTDSKAAPFWNHLLPAARNSQKSPTDCTSRRTKRGLRLKSRTLRSLRKGQAGRSCTGNWAKSCISRSLLGNFEESILKGRFAPCGQIEGFTAEIGASGSYCPQHVTLPVEVTYFHISEHSAPSPFLGVIDLDAVGRKGYNVPSTGTIQVTLFNPNKTVVKMFLVTYDFKDMPVNHVTFLRHRIFLVPVQENDGENEGPPSASGEAAAKEKAKRILCYLMHLRFQRSKSGKIYLNEDIRLLFSRKSIEMDTGIPYELKSFTEAPKNPKYSPRL, from the exons ATGTGCCAGATTGGAATATTGGCTGCCACAGAGGAGGGGTCATCCTACCAAAGGCAGCGCACATACACACAGGG ATGCAGAGGTCTCTGGAGTCACCGGGGTTTGTGTAAGCCGCTGGAGAAAAACTCTTCCCTGGCCCCATTTATACACGAAAGACTGCACAGGAGGTTGCCAATTTGCCCAGCCTATCTAACTCTTCGGAGGCTCCATTGTGCTGGACCCATGAGGCATATCCAGATGGACCCATCacccaaggaggaggaggacggtggAGAGAATAGCCGATCTATATCTGTGGATGTAACCTCTCCAGGCCAGACTGGGGTTCTTAATAATGGTCAGGATTGCAGGGTGCTGGTGGAATACCCTGAGAATGAGCACAAACTCCAAAAAGTCTATCACGTTTCCATAACATCTGATAGCCCTGGGCCTAAAGCCATTTGCCGACAAGCCTTGAAGAGGGTACCACCAGAACAGCTTTCTGAGCCATCAAGGAGCCCAAAGAGGGCTTTCTGGGGTCACAGTAAGAGTGAGGGTCCACCTGGGAATTACCAGTCTGATGGGCATCATCTAAGCTGCTCGCTAGCAGACGACGATGAGGATCTAGACACTTTTGAGGATGGATTGCTTACAGAAGAAATCCCAATGTGCAGTTCTGCTCAGCATTTCTCCCATAGTGGATTGAGAGTCATTGAGCACAGAGCTGAGGGGTTTCCATCCAAGGAACCTCAAGGCAGGAGACTAACCACACATCCTCTCCCTAAAATTGCTTACCGAAAGACTGACTCCCCCTCTTCTCCACCCTGCACCACTTTGCACAAAAGGAGCCCAAAAGAGACTCGGCTGGAGGACTCTGAAGGATTGCCCACTGCCTCTGAAACCAATGGATCACATGTCTCCATTGACCCTAGGACTTCTGAGGAGTCCACCAGCAACCAGCACATACTTGATAAAGTTTTGCACAACATTGCACATCCAGAGACGTTGACAGAGCACTTGGAAGCAGGTAGTCACAACAGTGCCAATGGCGACTCCATCCAAGGTCTGTCATCTGAAGACACATCAAAGGAAACCTCTCTTCCTTGTGTGCAAGATCAAAAGCCACAGACTGCAGATGGAGGAGACCCAGGCTCATTGGAGAGGACTCCTCCTGGGCTTGCCCGTCTCTGCTCCCCAGGAAGTGGTAGCTCAGCAGTCAAGAGGAAGCTCCTCCCCTCCGCTGAGATGGAAGACTCCTGTTCTGAAGATGAAGGACATGGCAAAAGATGGAAAGGGGGCGAGAGCTGCCAGACACTCCATGGGTCTTGCAGAAGCACAGATTCCAAGGCCGCACCATTTTGGAACCATCTCTTGCCAGCGGCCAGGAACTCACAGAAG AGCCCAACGGACTGTACGAGTCGGAGGACAAAGCGTGGGTTGCGCCTGAAATC TCGTACTTTACGCAGTCTCAGGAAAGGACAAGCCGGAAGGAGCTGCACTGGAAACTGGGCAAAATCTTGTATCAGTCGATCACTGCTTGGAAACTTTGAG GAGTCCATCTTAAAGGGAAGATTTGCTCCATGTGGTCAGATTGAAGGTTTCACTGCGGAAATTGGTGCCAGTGGTTCATACTGTCCTCAACATGTCACCCTTCCAGTTGAGGTCACTTACTTTCATATCTCTGAGCACAGCGCCCCCTCACCCTTCCTG GGAGTGATCGATCTTGATGCTGTCGGCAGGAAGGGATACAATGTCCCCAGCACAGGAACCATACAAGTG ACCTTATTTAACCCCAACAAGACTGTGGTGAAGATGTTCCTTGTCACCTATGACTTTAAGGACATGCCCGTCAACCATGTGACTTTCCTGCGTCACCGCATCTTCCTGGTGCCCGTACAAGAGAACGATGGTGAAAACGAAGGGCCGCCCAGTGCCTCTGGAGAAGCTGCTGCTAAGGAGAAAGCCAAGAGGATCCTGTGCTACCTCATGCATCTGAG GTTTCAGCGCTCAAAGTCTGGAAAGATATACCTCAACGAAGATATCCGCTTACTGTTCTCCCGCAAATCTATAGAGATGGACACTGGTATCCCCTACGAACTGAAATCCTTTACTGAAGCCCCCAAGAACCCCAAATACTCCCCAAGGTTATAA